The Actinomycetota bacterium genome contains a region encoding:
- a CDS encoding maleylpyruvate isomerase family mycothiol-dependent enzyme gives MLTMSQYQSAIEQYSGQFLEVVQSSDLNSPVPSCPGWTMADLTQHLSGTQRWSTEIVRTGTRAELPVGPLDRAGLELWFSDGARGLVQTLREIDPQQPTWNFGPEPRVASFWSRRQAHEAAVHLWDAMNAQGRPFEIEPKLAADGIDEVCTVFLYMKLRHASLPDWAPALTFIPTDVADCAVQLKASHRELADAPHVTLRGSAHDLLLALWGRRDLQGIQIEGDAALASALLASGITP, from the coding sequence ATGTTGACGATGTCGCAATATCAATCGGCGATTGAGCAGTACTCCGGACAATTCCTGGAGGTCGTTCAATCGTCAGACCTGAATTCGCCAGTGCCTTCTTGTCCGGGCTGGACGATGGCGGATCTCACGCAGCACCTTTCGGGAACGCAGCGCTGGTCGACTGAGATTGTGCGCACCGGCACTCGTGCCGAGCTTCCGGTCGGTCCATTGGATCGAGCAGGTCTTGAACTGTGGTTCAGTGACGGAGCGCGTGGACTGGTCCAAACATTGCGCGAGATTGACCCGCAACAGCCGACTTGGAACTTCGGACCTGAGCCGAGGGTGGCATCCTTCTGGTCGCGTCGTCAGGCCCACGAGGCAGCCGTGCATCTGTGGGATGCGATGAATGCTCAAGGTCGGCCATTTGAGATCGAACCCAAGTTGGCAGCTGACGGCATCGATGAGGTGTGCACGGTGTTTCTCTACATGAAGCTTCGGCACGCAAGCCTGCCGGACTGGGCGCCGGCACTCACCTTCATTCCCACTGATGTTGCCGATTGTGCTGTCCAGCTCAAGGCTTCCCATCGTGAGCTGGCCGACGCGCCGCACGTGACTCTTCGCGGGTCTGCGCACGATCTCCTGCTTGCCCTCTGGGGCCGCCGAGACCTGCAGGGGATCCAGATCGAAGGGGACGCGGCGCTTGCATCGGCACTCCTGGCCTCAGGCATAACCCCGTAA
- a CDS encoding SAV_6107 family HEPN domain-containing protein, whose product MTALVDSTHAIALPAATYELISASRRSLTEAMVAGTAADRYAAAHLAALRAAAAVLAARGRRRARSRVRSVWLVLPEVAVELSEWAGFFAAGARKRALAEAGVPCVTAREADDLVREAESFVERVVSCLGVAHQPTLPTGFRVATDAAELSTD is encoded by the coding sequence ATGACTGCACTGGTTGATTCCACCCATGCGATTGCTTTGCCTGCCGCCACATATGAACTGATCTCGGCCTCCCGCCGCAGCCTGACTGAGGCCATGGTTGCTGGCACAGCCGCTGATCGGTACGCGGCAGCCCACCTTGCCGCCCTGCGAGCTGCGGCTGCGGTGCTGGCGGCTCGCGGCCGACGTAGAGCCCGAAGTCGAGTGCGCAGTGTCTGGCTTGTCCTGCCGGAGGTCGCAGTTGAACTGTCCGAGTGGGCAGGCTTCTTCGCCGCCGGTGCCCGTAAGCGTGCTCTGGCTGAAGCAGGAGTTCCCTGTGTCACCGCCCGGGAAGCCGATGACCTGGTGCGCGAGGCGGAGAGCTTTGTTGAGCGAGTGGTCTCCTGTCTTGGGGTTGCGCACCAACCCACCCTGCCTACTGGCTTTCGCGTCGCTACTGACGCAGCGGAACTTTCGACTGACTGA
- a CDS encoding rhodanese-like domain-containing protein — translation MQRVIHTGAVLLDVRTPDEYAAGHVAGAQLIDVQQPDFGMNIASLDPSVPYAIYCRAGVRATVAAEQMQIAGFPQLIVLTPGGFADLAELGVPTE, via the coding sequence ATGCAACGCGTGATCCACACGGGTGCTGTATTGCTCGATGTGCGCACGCCTGATGAATACGCGGCCGGACATGTGGCAGGTGCTCAGTTGATTGATGTGCAGCAGCCCGATTTCGGCATGAACATCGCGAGCTTGGATCCTTCAGTTCCGTACGCGATCTACTGCCGCGCTGGTGTGCGCGCAACTGTCGCCGCAGAGCAGATGCAGATTGCCGGATTTCCGCAGTTGATCGTGCTGACACCGGGCGGCTTCGCTGACCTGGCCGAGTTGGGGGTACCGACCGAGTAG
- a CDS encoding SDR family NAD(P)-dependent oxidoreductase, producing MSKVWFITGVSRGFGRSWAIAALERGDRVAGTVRDLTSVADIATKYRDAFLPLQLDVTERELDFAAVRQAHEYFERLDVVVNNAGFGHFGYVEEITEDDVRSQMETNFFGALWITQAAIPIMREQGSGHIVQISSVGGVAAFPGIGMYNASKWALEAMSEALSQEVAGFGIKVTIIEPAGFDTDWSGDSAAHSGELPHYESFRAARVAARRQTPPAEATNAALFAVVDAEQPPLRLLLSSFALTMAVSAYEKRLAEWQAWADTTRSADGI from the coding sequence ATGAGCAAGGTTTGGTTCATCACGGGCGTATCTCGAGGCTTCGGTCGCTCATGGGCCATAGCCGCCCTAGAGCGCGGCGATCGCGTTGCTGGCACAGTCCGCGACTTGACTAGTGTCGCCGACATCGCAACCAAGTACCGCGATGCGTTCCTGCCACTGCAACTTGATGTCACCGAACGCGAGCTTGATTTCGCCGCTGTCCGTCAGGCACACGAGTACTTCGAGCGACTGGATGTCGTGGTCAACAACGCCGGATTTGGACACTTCGGCTACGTCGAGGAGATCACGGAAGACGACGTTCGTTCACAGATGGAGACCAACTTCTTCGGCGCGCTGTGGATCACCCAAGCTGCCATTCCCATCATGCGCGAGCAGGGATCCGGGCACATCGTGCAAATATCCAGTGTTGGCGGCGTCGCGGCCTTTCCCGGCATCGGCATGTACAACGCATCCAAGTGGGCTTTGGAGGCTATGAGTGAAGCCCTTTCGCAGGAGGTCGCCGGCTTTGGCATCAAGGTCACCATCATTGAACCGGCCGGCTTCGACACTGACTGGAGCGGCGATTCAGCAGCACACTCCGGAGAGCTGCCGCACTATGAGTCCTTCCGTGCGGCTCGCGTTGCTGCCCGACGACAAACCCCGCCGGCCGAGGCCACTAATGCGGCGCTCTTCGCTGTAGTTGACGCCGAGCAGCCGCCGTTGCGTCTCCTGCTCTCAAGTTTCGCACTCACCATGGCGGTGAGCGCCTACGAGAAGCGTCTGGCCGAATGGCAGGCATGGGCGGACACCACACGCAGCGCTGATGGGATTTAG
- a CDS encoding DNA polymerase IV, producing MSRNQVRRSTGVSGVGQDDSGCTILHVDMDAFFALVELRSRPDLRGKPVIVGGGGNRGVVLSATYEARAMGVHSAMPMSRARRLAPTAVILPPHHSHYSEVSASIMALFASVTPIVEPLSLDEAFLDISGSVRSMGSPRQIAESIRARVNDEQGITCSVGIASTKFVAKLASTRAKPDGLMIVPADEVLAFLHPLPVNALWGVGERTEEQLTRLGLRTVGDIAHTPMATLQRALGNASGSHLHELSWGRDPRSVTAHVPDRSIGAEETFVEDLDDASAINAHLLGLSDQVGSRLRRSGRVARSVHLKVRFSDFNTITRSKTLRESTDITHEIYEVVRQLFAALGAGHSRVRLVGVRVDGLSESEGAAQQLMLGEPERGRRDAEVAVDQLRARFGPGAVRPGRLIDPASE from the coding sequence GTGAGCCGCAATCAAGTCCGACGATCAACCGGAGTCTCCGGAGTCGGGCAGGACGACTCCGGATGCACGATCCTGCACGTCGATATGGATGCCTTCTTCGCGCTGGTGGAGTTGCGCTCTCGACCTGACCTGCGTGGCAAGCCAGTGATCGTTGGCGGTGGTGGCAATCGCGGCGTTGTGCTGTCGGCAACCTATGAAGCTCGCGCTATGGGGGTGCACTCAGCAATGCCGATGAGCCGTGCCCGTCGACTTGCACCAACAGCCGTGATTTTGCCCCCGCATCATTCGCACTACTCCGAGGTGAGTGCATCGATCATGGCCCTGTTCGCTTCGGTCACACCAATCGTGGAGCCCTTGAGTCTTGATGAGGCATTCCTGGACATCAGTGGCAGCGTGCGAAGCATGGGCAGCCCGCGTCAGATTGCTGAATCAATTCGGGCTCGAGTCAACGATGAACAGGGCATCACCTGTTCGGTTGGTATCGCCTCCACCAAATTTGTTGCCAAACTCGCATCGACCCGAGCGAAACCTGACGGTCTGATGATCGTGCCGGCCGATGAGGTGCTGGCGTTCCTGCATCCATTGCCCGTAAACGCTCTGTGGGGAGTGGGGGAGCGCACTGAAGAGCAGCTCACTCGACTTGGCCTGCGCACTGTCGGCGATATTGCCCATACTCCAATGGCCACCCTGCAGCGCGCGCTTGGCAATGCCAGCGGCTCGCATCTGCATGAACTGTCCTGGGGTCGTGATCCACGATCCGTCACTGCACATGTTCCTGATCGAAGTATTGGTGCTGAAGAGACCTTTGTTGAAGATCTCGATGATGCATCCGCAATCAATGCCCACCTCCTTGGGCTGAGCGATCAAGTCGGCAGTCGCTTGCGCAGGTCAGGTCGTGTTGCACGTTCAGTGCACCTGAAGGTGCGGTTCTCGGATTTCAACACCATCACTCGATCCAAGACTCTGCGCGAATCCACTGATATCACTCATGAAATCTACGAAGTCGTCCGTCAGTTGTTCGCTGCACTTGGGGCAGGTCATTCGCGAGTACGCCTCGTGGGAGTGCGCGTTGACGGGCTCAGTGAATCGGAAGGCGCTGCGCAGCAGTTGATGCTCGGCGAACCTGAACGCGGGCGCCGCGATGCTGAAGTTGCCGTTGATCAATTGCGCGCGCGATTTGGTCCGGGGGCTGTTCGCCCCGGTCGTCTGATTGATCCTGCCTCGGAGTAG